In Desulfovibrio sp. 86, the following proteins share a genomic window:
- a CDS encoding serine/threonine protein kinase, which yields MSKKQLTAAQGIEAACILFAINTDVEGMVRLAHSAQLPSSYLDGPGAISFCSEWRAFTHAVVTSGLMQYAPNSVLMGYLRQTGNLLQHADQNQPAQHGQGADQPEGSGKHTEDVGTKLEAFVDGPFAQYMPLLAQGQQSQCPELFCQRLAVETARIRGEATPLDNQSMARLAAIMAMLISAVWDKLEQYEILAD from the coding sequence ATGTCCAAAAAACAGTTGACTGCCGCACAGGGCATTGAAGCGGCCTGCATTCTTTTTGCCATCAATACGGATGTGGAAGGCATGGTGCGCCTGGCGCACAGCGCCCAGTTGCCGTCCAGCTATCTTGACGGCCCGGGCGCCATCAGCTTTTGCTCAGAATGGCGCGCCTTTACCCATGCGGTGGTCACGTCGGGCCTTATGCAGTACGCCCCCAACAGCGTGCTTATGGGCTATCTGCGCCAGACAGGCAACCTTTTGCAGCACGCTGACCAAAATCAGCCTGCGCAGCACGGCCAGGGCGCAGACCAGCCCGAAGGCTCCGGCAAGCACACAGAGGACGTGGGCACGAAGCTGGAAGCCTTTGTGGACGGCCCCTTTGCCCAATACATGCCGCTGCTGGCCCAGGGGCAGCAGTCACAGTGCCCCGAACTTTTCTGCCAGCGCCTTGCCGTGGAAACGGCGCGGATTCGTGGCGAAGCCACGCCTCTGGACAATCAGTCCATGGCCCGCCTGGCGGCCATCATGGCCATGCTGATCAGCGCCGTGTGGGACAAGCTGGAACAATATGAAATCCTGGCGGACTGA
- a CDS encoding ornithine carbamoyltransferase translates to MARHILTLKNLGEKASWLLVQQAMGMPDAKTRTNFMNERVAMLMFTDYSLPERLCVSAAVRQMGGAVVYEGNRNVWRRELAAFREQLMPIFSYYVDCLYTYGLPVASWNPDRLALRFPIINAGSPDAHPAHALADIASMLRNSKDLRNVTCAWIGCHNGTLHSLVTATEWFRFNLRIALPPHVNATSLKEEAARMGSKIEFVDTPEQAVQGADYISVGCRGGLTAEEYDDWSVSEDLLAKAKPHARVMLGAAPADAIMVSSNIMRNGKTSMLAQQSEYRLRMHKRMLHWAFLDNDDDV, encoded by the coding sequence ATGGCACGACATATTTTAACTCTCAAGAATCTGGGCGAGAAGGCATCCTGGCTCCTGGTGCAACAGGCCATGGGCATGCCGGACGCCAAAACCCGCACCAATTTTATGAATGAACGTGTGGCGATGCTCATGTTTACCGACTATTCCCTGCCGGAACGGCTCTGTGTTTCGGCTGCGGTGCGGCAAATGGGCGGGGCTGTGGTGTATGAAGGCAACCGGAATGTCTGGCGAAGGGAACTGGCTGCCTTTCGTGAGCAGCTTATGCCGATCTTCAGTTATTATGTGGATTGTCTCTATACCTATGGCTTGCCTGTAGCCTCTTGGAATCCGGACAGGCTTGCCTTGCGCTTTCCCATCATCAACGCGGGCAGCCCCGACGCCCACCCCGCGCACGCCCTGGCTGATATCGCCAGCATGCTCCGCAATTCCAAGGATCTTCGCAATGTGACCTGCGCCTGGATCGGTTGCCACAATGGCACCCTGCATTCCCTGGTGACGGCCACGGAGTGGTTCCGCTTCAACCTGCGTATAGCCCTGCCGCCGCATGTGAACGCAACATCTCTCAAAGAAGAAGCCGCGCGGATGGGGAGCAAGATCGAATTTGTGGATACGCCTGAACAAGCTGTGCAAGGCGCGGATTACATCTCGGTCGGCTGCCGGGGCGGTCTTACCGCTGAAGAATATGATGACTGGAGCGTGAGCGAAGATCTGTTGGCCAAGGCAAAGCCGCACGCCAGGGTCATGCTTGGCGCAGCGCCAGCCGATGCCATCATGGTGAGCAGCAACATCATGCGTAATGGCAAAACGTCCATGCTGGCGCAACAGTCCGAATACCGGCTGCGCATGCACAAGCGCATGCTGCACTGGGCGTTCCTGGATAATGACGACGATGTGTAA
- a CDS encoding HAD family hydrolase gives MKAFFFDLDGTLLNSLADIGGACNAILEKYGYPAHPLSSYKQFVGNGFGKLVRSTLPADVKLDEQTIAQIEKEARHYYGQHMCEHSRPYDGVIAALENLQAAGHPLAVLSNKPDEHTLEIVRHYFSGIPFALVRGARKDAPLKPHPRALLDMMESMHISVPQTLYVGDSDVDVLTAHNAGVVSVGVAWGFRGAEELRSAGADHIIDTPSQLPTLADEK, from the coding sequence ATGAAAGCCTTTTTCTTTGACCTTGACGGAACCCTGCTCAATTCTCTTGCTGACATTGGCGGCGCCTGCAACGCCATCCTTGAAAAATACGGCTACCCCGCCCACCCACTGTCAAGTTACAAGCAGTTTGTGGGAAACGGCTTCGGCAAACTTGTGCGCAGTACCCTGCCCGCAGACGTCAAACTTGACGAACAGACCATAGCGCAGATCGAGAAAGAAGCCCGCCACTACTACGGGCAGCACATGTGTGAGCACAGCCGCCCCTACGACGGCGTTATTGCAGCCCTGGAAAACCTGCAGGCCGCTGGGCACCCTTTGGCGGTTCTTTCCAACAAACCCGATGAACATACCCTGGAAATCGTCCGGCACTACTTTTCCGGCATTCCCTTTGCCCTGGTTCGCGGCGCCCGAAAGGACGCGCCCCTGAAGCCACACCCCCGTGCCCTTCTGGACATGATGGAATCAATGCATATTTCAGTCCCACAAACTCTGTATGTGGGCGACAGCGATGTAGATGTGCTGACCGCACATAATGCGGGCGTGGTTTCTGTAGGCGTGGCCTGGGGATTCCGTGGCGCAGAAGAACTGCGCAGTGCCGGAGCCGACCATATTATTGACACTCCTTCCCAACTGCCGACACTGGCGGACGAGAAATAG
- a CDS encoding ATP-binding protein has protein sequence MKRLIIQIDEEKCTGCGQCILDCAEGALAIVDGKAKLIKDSYCDGLGACLNCPEGALQLIEREADDFDEEEALAAKAERDGLPGKPAGHGQHGPAHGMPHKPGGCPGSMARALKPLSPGTVAANPGLATDLPSWPIQLRLVPPSAAFLKGAHVLLAAHCAGFALPNLHKDWIAGRIPIIACPKLEDNAALLEKLTAIISSGQIASLTVLRMSVPCCGGLERLVQQALKDAQSDIPVESHIVAV, from the coding sequence ATGAAACGTCTTATCATTCAGATTGATGAAGAAAAGTGCACCGGCTGCGGCCAGTGTATACTGGACTGCGCCGAGGGCGCGCTGGCCATTGTTGACGGCAAGGCCAAACTCATAAAAGACTCTTACTGCGACGGTCTGGGCGCCTGCCTGAACTGTCCCGAGGGCGCTTTACAGCTTATTGAGCGTGAGGCGGATGATTTTGACGAAGAAGAAGCCCTCGCCGCCAAAGCTGAACGCGATGGGCTGCCAGGCAAACCTGCCGGGCACGGCCAGCACGGACCTGCACACGGCATGCCGCATAAACCCGGCGGATGCCCAGGAAGCATGGCACGCGCCCTCAAACCCTTGAGCCCCGGCACTGTGGCCGCCAACCCCGGTCTTGCCACAGATTTGCCCTCGTGGCCCATACAATTGCGCCTTGTGCCGCCCTCTGCCGCCTTTCTCAAGGGCGCGCATGTGCTGCTGGCCGCCCACTGCGCCGGTTTTGCCCTGCCCAACCTGCACAAGGACTGGATAGCGGGCCGCATTCCCATTATCGCCTGTCCCAAGCTTGAAGACAACGCGGCTTTGCTGGAAAAACTCACGGCCATTATATCGTCGGGGCAGATTGCCAGCCTCACGGTGTTGCGCATGAGCGTGCCGTGCTGTGGCGGACTTGAGCGACTGGTGCAGCAAGCCCTGAAGGATGCGCAAAGCGATATTCCTGTGGAGAGCCATATAGTTGCGGTGTAA
- the metA gene encoding homoserine O-acetyltransferase MetA, with protein sequence MPIKIPADLPACADLENENIFVMTEDRAVAQDIRPLEIAIVNLMPTKIATETQMLRLLSNSPLQVNITLLRTEAHESKNTPAQHLERFYKTFSEIRHGSFDGMIVTGAPVEHLPFEDVDYWHELLDIMNYASSHVYSTLYICWAAQAALYHFYGIPKFNLPRKLSGIYNHDILHPDCRLFRGFDDTFTAPHSRNTEVRAQNILDQPRLRLLAQSDEAGVTLAERTDHSQVFMTGHLEYDRGTLDAEYRRDVDRGLNPDVPQHYYPNDDASAMPHMNWRAHAHLFYCNWLNYYVYQETPFSLTAIAQNRESRSL encoded by the coding sequence ATGCCCATCAAGATTCCCGCGGATTTACCCGCCTGCGCAGATCTCGAAAACGAAAATATCTTCGTCATGACCGAAGACCGCGCTGTGGCGCAGGACATCCGCCCGCTGGAAATAGCCATCGTCAATCTGATGCCCACCAAGATTGCCACGGAAACGCAGATGCTGCGGCTTTTGAGCAACTCTCCTCTTCAGGTCAATATCACCCTGTTGCGCACAGAGGCTCACGAATCCAAGAACACCCCGGCCCAGCATCTCGAACGTTTTTACAAGACGTTCAGCGAAATACGGCACGGCAGCTTTGACGGCATGATAGTCACCGGCGCGCCAGTGGAACACCTGCCCTTTGAGGATGTGGACTACTGGCACGAACTGCTTGACATCATGAACTATGCCTCCAGCCACGTTTACTCGACCCTGTATATTTGCTGGGCGGCCCAGGCGGCCTTATACCATTTTTACGGCATCCCCAAATTCAATCTGCCGCGCAAACTTTCGGGCATTTACAATCATGACATACTGCATCCGGACTGCCGCCTTTTCAGGGGATTTGACGATACTTTTACCGCGCCGCATTCACGCAATACCGAAGTACGGGCGCAGAACATCCTTGACCAACCGCGTCTGCGCCTTTTGGCCCAGTCGGATGAAGCGGGAGTCACCCTTGCGGAACGCACGGATCACTCTCAAGTTTTCATGACCGGACATCTGGAGTATGATAGGGGAACACTTGATGCAGAGTATCGCCGCGATGTTGACAGGGGCCTCAACCCCGATGTGCCGCAGCACTACTACCCCAATGACGACGCTTCCGCCATGCCGCACATGAACTGGCGGGCGCACGCGCATTTGTTTTATTGTAACTGGCTCAACTATTACGTGTATCAGGAAACTCCGTTCAGTCTTACAGCCATTGCCCAGAACCGCGAATCGCGGTCCCTGTAA
- a CDS encoding RrF2 family transcriptional regulator, with protein MRFSTRTRYGLRFLLRLAAQPQGSLLQLGQVAREENISSGYLEQIVRALRPMGVLRAVRGSGGGYALAKAPADINMEEVFQHLEGEISPVRCLSKGRSCQREKHCSTRGFWSELDAHMRSFLQQRTLQEIIDTEKHSALGGNYVELH; from the coding sequence ATGCGATTTTCTACCAGAACCCGTTACGGACTGCGTTTTCTATTGCGACTGGCAGCCCAGCCCCAAGGCAGCCTTTTGCAGTTGGGGCAGGTAGCCCGCGAAGAAAACATTTCTTCGGGCTACCTGGAACAGATTGTCCGGGCATTACGCCCCATGGGCGTACTGCGGGCAGTACGCGGTTCCGGCGGCGGCTACGCTTTGGCTAAAGCTCCGGCTGATATTAATATGGAAGAAGTTTTTCAGCATCTTGAAGGCGAGATATCTCCAGTGCGCTGCCTGAGCAAGGGCCGTTCCTGCCAACGGGAAAAGCACTGCTCCACACGCGGCTTCTGGAGTGAACTGGACGCACACATGCGCAGCTTTTTGCAACAGCGAACGCTGCAAGAAATCATAGACACAGAGAAACACTCCGCGTTGGGAGGTAATTATGTGGAATTACACTGA
- the nifU gene encoding Fe-S cluster assembly protein NifU translates to MWNYTEAVHDHFLRPHNVGPLEGANAVGEVGSLACGDALKLYLKINEQGIIEDATFETFGCASAIASSSVLTDMVKGMSVEDALKISNKDIANALGGLPKQKMHCSVMGQEALEAAIRQWKGEPPVPHAHEEGKLVCKCFGVTDAQIIRAIRENGLKTVEEVTNYTKAGGACGECLDEIGEILAAELKQKPLVELKPKQRMTNVQRMQLVLKTIEEEIKPLLAADGGDIELVDVDGLRVVVSLRGRCAQCRSSDVTIRDLVQRLLREHVESDLVVEEA, encoded by the coding sequence ATGTGGAATTACACTGAAGCCGTACATGACCATTTCCTGCGCCCCCACAATGTGGGCCCGCTGGAAGGGGCCAACGCCGTTGGTGAAGTAGGCAGTCTGGCCTGCGGCGACGCTCTTAAGCTCTATCTCAAGATCAACGAACAGGGCATAATCGAGGACGCAACCTTTGAGACCTTTGGTTGCGCCAGCGCCATTGCCTCCAGTTCCGTTCTGACTGACATGGTCAAGGGCATGTCTGTGGAAGACGCCCTCAAGATCAGCAATAAGGATATCGCCAATGCTCTTGGCGGGCTGCCCAAACAAAAGATGCACTGCTCGGTCATGGGCCAGGAAGCGCTTGAGGCCGCCATCCGGCAGTGGAAGGGCGAACCCCCCGTGCCGCACGCCCATGAGGAAGGCAAGCTTGTCTGTAAGTGTTTCGGCGTGACCGATGCCCAGATCATCCGCGCCATTCGCGAAAACGGGCTCAAGACCGTTGAAGAGGTCACAAACTACACCAAGGCTGGCGGCGCGTGCGGCGAATGCCTGGATGAAATCGGCGAGATTCTCGCGGCCGAACTCAAGCAGAAGCCTCTGGTGGAGTTGAAGCCCAAGCAGCGGATGACCAATGTGCAGCGCATGCAACTGGTGCTCAAAACCATTGAGGAAGAAATCAAGCCTCTCCTTGCGGCCGACGGCGGCGACATTGAACTCGTTGATGTGGACGGACTGCGCGTGGTGGTCTCGCTGCGCGGACGTTGCGCGCAATGCCGCTCCAGCGATGTGACCATCCGCGACCTGGTGCAGCGCCTTTTGCGTGAACATGTGGAATCCGACCTAGTGGTTGAGGAGGCGTAA
- the nifS gene encoding cysteine desulfurase NifS: protein MRTIYLDNNATTAVAPEVLDAMLPYLSDLYGNPSSMHTFGGQVADAVDAARESLANLLGASADEILFTSCGSESDNSAIWTAVQTQPEKRHLITTRVEHPAVLNVMQHWERHGYHVTYLAVDNKGRLDMDEYAQALSEDTALVSIMFANNEVGNIYPIQRMAEMAHEKGILFHTDAVQAVGKTPIDLSHLPADMLSLSGHKLHAPKGIGVLYIRKGVRFRPFLRGGHQERGRRAGTENVPYIVGMGVAAQLALDHMQEERLQVAMLRDKLEAGILESISDCRVNGDVENRLPNTSNISFKNVEGEAILLMLDRLGICASSGSACTSGSLEPSHVLRAMGVPFNYAHGSIRLSLSRYTTEDDVNFVIEHFPQVIETLRAISPFKN from the coding sequence ATGAGAACCATCTATCTGGACAACAATGCCACGACGGCGGTGGCGCCCGAAGTTCTGGACGCCATGCTGCCCTACCTTTCCGACCTCTATGGCAACCCCTCCAGCATGCACACCTTCGGTGGGCAGGTAGCCGACGCCGTGGACGCCGCCCGTGAAAGTCTGGCCAACCTTCTTGGAGCCAGCGCGGACGAAATCCTGTTCACCTCCTGCGGCTCTGAAAGCGACAACTCCGCCATCTGGACGGCCGTTCAGACGCAGCCGGAAAAACGCCACCTCATCACCACCCGAGTGGAACACCCTGCCGTACTCAACGTCATGCAGCACTGGGAACGTCACGGCTATCACGTCACCTATCTTGCCGTTGACAACAAGGGCAGGCTTGATATGGACGAGTATGCGCAGGCCCTGTCTGAAGACACGGCGCTTGTGTCCATCATGTTTGCCAACAATGAGGTGGGCAATATCTACCCCATACAGCGCATGGCCGAGATGGCCCACGAAAAGGGCATACTTTTTCATACCGACGCGGTGCAGGCTGTGGGCAAGACCCCCATTGACCTCAGCCATCTGCCTGCGGACATGCTGTCCCTTTCCGGGCACAAGCTGCACGCGCCCAAAGGCATTGGCGTCCTGTACATCCGCAAGGGCGTGCGCTTCCGCCCCTTCCTGCGCGGCGGCCATCAGGAACGGGGACGCCGGGCCGGCACGGAAAACGTGCCCTACATAGTGGGCATGGGCGTTGCCGCGCAACTGGCCCTGGATCATATGCAGGAAGAACGCCTACAGGTGGCCATGCTGCGCGACAAGCTGGAAGCAGGCATCCTTGAGAGCATCTCCGATTGCAGGGTCAATGGCGATGTGGAAAACCGCCTGCCCAACACCTCCAACATTTCCTTCAAGAATGTGGAGGGCGAGGCCATCCTGCTCATGCTGGACAGGCTGGGCATTTGCGCCAGTTCCGGATCGGCCTGCACGTCCGGCAGTCTGGAACCTTCACATGTGCTGCGCGCCATGGGCGTTCCTTTCAACTACGCGCACGGCTCAATCCGCCTCTCCCTGTCGCGCTATACCACTGAAGACGATGTGAATTTTGTGATTGAGCATTTTCCGCAGGTCATTGAAACGCTCAGAGCCATTTCGCCCTTCAAGAACTAG
- a CDS encoding bacteriohemerythrin, whose product MPAFFILLAVSPAISALGLLLSPPLSYAAGTAGLVCGFGGLFLLYQDLLKPFKTICSSLRKPGTLNLPPVTDCGALCHMAELMAAHDEAHTREVASARRDLDKMRQDAAECHEKYTIAMSGQVMTKDSLHEAARKLRLLAADQAEQERKLAGICPELAETAFFGGLTTQWMDKVAAELEYCENYLAQMNAFLGDTPASSMQTETAREEEFFQWTPSYSTGVPVIDGQHKLLLSYVNKLHNGLRQGSDSVLLLEILDALAGYAFTHFTTEEIFFTYTDYPLCHKHIEEHQSFKNKIMLFREALLQGKADVDLTLLEFLKTWLIEHIQGMDVSFAPYVAQHHSIALKTDDSAAGGAERKDRTVPHLPDHE is encoded by the coding sequence ATGCCTGCTTTTTTTATTCTTTTAGCTGTTTCGCCAGCCATCAGCGCGCTGGGACTGCTCCTCTCCCCTCCCCTGTCATATGCCGCAGGCACGGCAGGGCTTGTTTGTGGTTTTGGCGGGCTTTTTCTTCTCTACCAGGACCTGCTCAAACCTTTTAAAACCATTTGCAGCAGCCTCAGAAAACCAGGCACACTCAACCTTCCCCCTGTCACTGATTGCGGCGCGTTGTGCCACATGGCCGAGCTTATGGCCGCACACGATGAAGCCCATACCCGGGAGGTCGCGTCCGCCCGACGCGACCTGGACAAAATGCGGCAGGACGCCGCTGAATGCCATGAAAAATACACGATCGCCATGTCCGGTCAGGTCATGACCAAGGACAGCCTGCACGAGGCTGCGCGCAAACTGCGCCTGCTGGCGGCCGATCAGGCAGAGCAGGAACGTAAGCTTGCCGGTATTTGCCCGGAACTTGCGGAAACGGCTTTTTTTGGCGGGCTCACCACCCAATGGATGGACAAGGTTGCGGCAGAACTGGAATATTGCGAAAACTACCTGGCCCAGATGAACGCCTTTCTTGGCGATACGCCAGCCTCCTCCATGCAGACGGAAACGGCGCGGGAGGAAGAGTTCTTTCAGTGGACGCCCAGCTATTCCACCGGGGTCCCCGTTATTGACGGTCAACACAAATTGCTGCTTTCATACGTAAACAAGTTGCACAATGGCCTTCGGCAAGGCAGCGATTCCGTCCTTCTTCTGGAAATTCTCGATGCACTGGCCGGATACGCCTTTACGCACTTTACTACCGAAGAAATCTTCTTTACCTACACCGACTACCCTTTGTGCCATAAGCATATTGAGGAACATCAGTCCTTTAAAAATAAAATCATGCTCTTTCGCGAAGCGCTGCTGCAAGGCAAGGCTGATGTGGATCTGACCCTGCTGGAATTTTTGAAGACATGGCTCATTGAGCATATCCAGGGCATGGATGTGTCCTTTGCCCCTTATGTGGCGCAGCATCACAGCATTGCGCTGAAAACGGACGACAGCGCAGCAGGCGGCGCAGAGCGCAAGGACCGAACAGTGCCGCATCTGCCGGATCATGAATAA
- the nrdG gene encoding anaerobic ribonucleoside-triphosphate reductase activating protein: protein MPNEASSQPMRLSGIVDESIVDGPGLRYVLFTQGCPHRCKGCHNPQTHSFEGGFLFTVEEALKQFDENPLLAGVTLSGGEPFAQAPPLCSVAQGVRGKGKTVITYTGYTFEDLWRRAQDDIWTARLLDLTDLLIDGPYMEELRDLELLFRGSSNQRLLSKKDRENIAAELEKPDKPPL, encoded by the coding sequence ATGCCTAATGAGGCGTCTTCGCAACCCATGCGCCTGTCCGGCATTGTGGATGAATCCATAGTGGACGGGCCGGGGTTGCGATACGTTCTGTTTACTCAGGGTTGCCCGCACCGCTGTAAGGGGTGCCACAATCCGCAGACGCACAGCTTTGAGGGCGGCTTTCTCTTTACAGTGGAAGAGGCGCTCAAGCAATTTGACGAAAATCCCCTGCTTGCGGGAGTGACCCTTTCCGGAGGCGAACCGTTTGCTCAGGCGCCCCCCTTGTGCTCAGTGGCACAGGGGGTGCGCGGCAAGGGCAAGACCGTGATTACCTACACAGGGTATACTTTTGAGGATTTGTGGCGGCGCGCCCAGGATGACATCTGGACAGCACGCCTGCTGGATCTCACCGACCTTTTGATCGACGGCCCGTATATGGAAGAGTTGCGCGATCTGGAGTTGCTTTTTCGAGGGAGCTCCAATCAGCGTCTTTTGAGCAAAAAAGATCGTGAAAATATTGCGGCCGAGCTTGAAAAGCCTGATAAACCTCCCCTGTAG
- the nrdD gene encoding anaerobic ribonucleoside-triphosphate reductase: protein MLMKSRLFDEVKPAQKLVGQGMTFERTRRITGYLVGTLDRFNNAKRAEEHDRVKHA from the coding sequence ATGTTGATGAAATCGCGTTTGTTTGACGAAGTGAAGCCCGCGCAGAAATTGGTGGGCCAGGGCATGACCTTTGAACGTACCCGCCGTATCACCGGCTATCTTGTGGGTACGCTGGATCGCTTTAACAATGCCAAACGCGCTGAAGAACATGACAGGGTCAAGCATGCCTAA
- a CDS encoding anaerobic ribonucleoside triphosphate reductase, whose product MPASITKRDGTAVPFDSVKILNAITKANQAVGGEDMSPTDLLFVTEKVCKKLDARSLKHVEEIQDLVEETLIQYDYAKTAKAYILYRAEHTKIRNAESYLMDIYKKLTYSPALHEDIKRENANIDGDTAMGTMLKYGSEGSKYFIDNYILPKDASAAHINGDIHIHDKDFYMLTETCCQIDLIPLFKNGFSTGHGYLREPNAIESYSALACIAIQANQNEMHGGQSVPHFDFAMSEGVIKTYRKEYERAFSSFVRIAMHMKAQDSAAFTEKLLASVELCPRLGNMEEFGRKLDQAVAAEQKAMLGEAHAYAAEEALKYTERRTYQAMEALIHNLNTMNSRAGAQVPFSSINYGTDTSAEGRMVTKNLLKATKAGLGNGETSIFPVQIFKVKSGVNYNKEDPNYDLFQLAIEVSAMRLFPNFSFLDAPFNLQYYKPGDYNSEVAYMGCRTRVLGNVYDKDRQVTCGRGNLSFTSVNLPRLGLEAQGDVKKFFALLDDRIDLVFRQLMHRLKIQSSKKVRNYPFLMGEGIWLDSDKLGWDDSIEEVLKHGTLSMGFIGLAEALMSLLGKHHGESEEAQKLGLEIISHMRKRCDDESEKTGLNFSLIATPAESLSGRFVSLDKGKFGSIPGITDRDYYTNSFHVPVYCHIKAFKKIEIEAPYHALTNAGHITYVELDGDTCKNPEAFERIIRFMHDHGVGYGSVNHPLDRDPLCGYVGVINDCCPRCGRKEGEGVSAELLDELRKKYPHIPQWS is encoded by the coding sequence ATGCCCGCCAGCATCACTAAGCGCGATGGCACGGCAGTGCCTTTTGATTCTGTCAAGATTCTCAACGCCATTACCAAGGCCAATCAGGCCGTTGGCGGTGAGGATATGTCCCCTACAGACCTTTTGTTCGTAACTGAAAAAGTTTGCAAAAAGCTGGATGCCCGCAGCCTCAAGCACGTTGAAGAAATTCAGGATCTTGTTGAAGAAACGCTGATCCAGTACGACTACGCCAAGACGGCCAAGGCATACATCCTGTACCGCGCCGAGCATACGAAAATCCGTAATGCGGAATCGTATCTCATGGATATCTATAAAAAGCTTACGTATTCTCCTGCCCTTCACGAAGACATCAAGCGCGAAAACGCCAATATTGACGGCGATACCGCCATGGGCACCATGCTCAAGTACGGATCCGAGGGGTCCAAGTACTTTATCGACAACTACATTCTGCCCAAGGATGCCTCGGCCGCGCACATCAATGGCGACATCCATATTCATGACAAAGATTTCTACATGCTCACGGAAACGTGCTGCCAGATAGACCTTATCCCGCTGTTTAAAAACGGTTTTTCCACCGGGCACGGTTATCTGCGCGAACCCAACGCCATTGAAAGCTATTCGGCTCTGGCCTGCATAGCCATCCAGGCCAACCAGAATGAAATGCACGGCGGTCAGAGTGTGCCGCATTTCGACTTCGCCATGAGCGAAGGCGTCATTAAAACGTATCGCAAGGAATACGAAAGGGCCTTTAGCTCCTTTGTACGTATTGCCATGCATATGAAAGCCCAGGACTCGGCGGCTTTTACCGAAAAACTGCTGGCCAGCGTTGAACTGTGCCCGCGCCTTGGCAATATGGAAGAATTTGGCCGCAAACTTGATCAGGCCGTCGCAGCGGAACAGAAGGCCATGTTGGGTGAAGCCCATGCCTATGCCGCTGAGGAAGCCCTGAAGTATACCGAGCGGCGCACCTATCAGGCCATGGAAGCCCTTATCCACAACCTGAACACCATGAATTCGCGCGCAGGGGCCCAGGTGCCTTTCAGTTCCATCAACTATGGCACTGACACCTCCGCCGAAGGGCGCATGGTGACCAAGAACCTGCTCAAGGCCACCAAGGCGGGCCTCGGCAACGGGGAAACATCCATCTTTCCCGTGCAGATTTTCAAGGTGAAGTCCGGGGTCAATTACAACAAAGAAGATCCCAATTACGACCTTTTTCAGTTGGCCATCGAGGTTTCAGCCATGCGGCTGTTCCCGAACTTCAGTTTTCTGGATGCTCCGTTCAACCTGCAGTACTACAAGCCGGGCGACTACAACAGCGAAGTGGCCTATATGGGCTGCCGCACGCGGGTTCTCGGCAATGTCTATGACAAGGACAGGCAGGTGACCTGCGGACGCGGCAACCTGAGCTTTACCTCGGTCAATCTTCCCCGGTTGGGCCTTGAAGCCCAAGGCGACGTCAAAAAGTTCTTTGCTCTGCTGGACGACAGGATTGATTTGGTTTTTCGCCAGCTTATGCACAGGCTCAAAATTCAGAGCTCCAAAAAGGTGCGCAACTACCCCTTCCTCATGGGCGAGGGCATCTGGCTTGACTCCGATAAGCTGGGCTGGGACGACAGCATTGAAGAGGTCCTGAAGCACGGTACGCTCAGCATGGGCTTCATCGGCCTGGCTGAAGCCCTCATGTCCCTGCTTGGCAAGCACCATGGCGAAAGTGAAGAGGCACAGAAGCTCGGCCTTGAAATCATCAGCCATATGCGCAAGCGCTGCGATGACGAGTCGGAAAAGACAGGGCTGAACTTCTCGCTCATCGCGACTCCGGCGGAAAGCCTCAGTGGCCGCTTTGTCTCTCTGGACAAGGGCAAGTTCGGCAGCATTCCCGGCATTACGGACAGGGATTACTATACCAACTCCTTCCATGTGCCCGTGTACTGCCATATCAAGGCATTTAAAAAAATCGAGATTGAGGCTCCATACCATGCGCTGACCAACGCGGGCCATATCACCTATGTGGAGCTTGATGGCGATACCTGCAAAAATCCTGAAGCTTTTGAGCGCATTATCCGTTTCATGCACGACCATGGCGTGGGTTACGGCTCGGTCAACCATCCGCTTGATCGTGATCCCCTGTGCGGATATGTGGGCGTCATTAATGACTGCTGCCCACGGTGCGGCCGCAAGGAAGGCGAGGGTGTCAGTGCCGAGCTTCTTGACGAACTGCGCAAAAAGTATCCCCATATTCCCCAATGGAGCTAG